The genomic window CATGACGACAGGCAATGGACAGTCGCGGCGTGCGTTCGTCAAGCAGGTGGGCGCCGCCGCCGGCGCGGTAGCCCTTTCGTCCACCGCCATGGCCGCGGCGGGCCGGCCGGTCCCCCAGCTTCCCGCGGAGACGCCACGGTCCGTGCATCCGACGCTCAACCGCAGGGCGCGCGGCTGGCTCCGCTTCCTGTGGGAGAAGGCGACCACGCCCGACGACTGGAGCGCCGACGGCGTCCCGCACATGTGGTGGGACCGCTACTCGAACCCGGTCGTCACCAGCTACGGGCGCTTCGACCTGCACAACTCCTCGTACGCCCTGCTGCTCATGGCCGACGAGACGCCGGCGTGGCGCGAGGTCTACACGCGGATCGCGGACGGACTCGCCAGCCGCTACCCCACCTACTGGGGCGCCATCGACTGGCTGACGCAGATCGGCGACGACCCGCGGCGGGCGAACTATCCCCCGCACGTCATGCAGATGATCCCCGAACGTCTCCGGGGCAACTACAACCGCATCGGCTGGACGGCGAACGGCATCGAGCCCTGGGGCCTCGCGCGCGATCCGATCGGCGCGGAGGGCAACCTCTTCTTCCGGGGCTGGTTCAACCTCGTGCTGGGCATCTACCGCTACATCTCGGGCGACGACAAGTACGAGCGGCCGTTCGGGGTCACCGGCTACGGCGACGAAGTGTTCGAGTGGGACCAGCACGGCATCGCGGCGCTGCTCGAGCGGCAGTACCGCGAGCGCCCGGAAGGACCGCAGTGCGAGAACACCAAGATCTGGTTCCCGTGCAACGCGGCCGCCGGGCTCGGCATGTACCTGTACGACAGCATCCACGGCCGCTCGACGCACCGGCCCGTGCAGGGCTGGCTGGAGTACGCGCGGGAGAACTTCCTGGGGATCGGTAACGACGGCAGGCTGGAATGGGTCACCAGCTACTACGACCCGATCGTCAATCACAAGGCCAACGGCGGCCCCGGAGCGGGGGTCGGAACCGCGTTCCTGCTGCTGCCGCAGGACCGGGAGCTGGCCACGTTTCTCTACGAGTCGGCGGCGAACGCCCTGGGCTGGAACGACCCGCGGGTCGAGATCCGCGCGTCGCAACCGGGGCTGGTGATGGCGCGCGAGCTCGGCGACCACACCGCGGTGGCGCGGCTCCGGGCGGCGGCCGAGCGGGAGTACGATCCCCGCTTCTTCGGCGACGACGACGAGATGTTCGGCTGGTGGTTCGGCTTCGACGAGGCATACCCGCGGGGGCAGCGCAGCGCCAGCATGATGGTGTCCGAGGTCGGTCTGGGCGACGCCTGGTACCGGGCCTTCGAGGCCCCGCATCTGGACAAGTTCGCGGCCCCGACCGTGGAGGGCGTCGACTTTCCTTCGCTCGGCATCTACCAAGCGTGGAACGACACCGGGAGCGGCGCGCTTCACGTCGGCACCTACGCCGCCGCGTCCGACCGCCGCGGCCTGGATACCACGTGGCGGGTCACCAACCTGCCGAGCACCGACGACGTCTTCATCCTCTGCGACGGCGAACCGTTCCGGCGGTTCAGCGTCGACGGGCCGAACGCCATCCGCCTGGATACGACCATCGACATGCGGCACTACCAGATCTTCACCGGCTATCGGGGACCGGGAGAACGGATCGCCGAAGCCCGCCGGCGGGAACGGCCGGCTCACGGCGCAACGGCAGCGGGGCCGGGCGCGGCGGCGGAAGGCCCGACGACGAGCCGGCCGGCGCCGAACGCAAGCAACGCCACGAGCAGCCTCTCCCCGAGCGGACCGAGCTGTGCCTGCTGCGTTGCGTAGGCAGAGCCCGACGGACGCACCACAGACCCGACGCGGAACGGCAACCACGCGGCGGCCATCCCATCTTGCGCGGGGCCGAGGGCGTGCCCCCGAAGCGTCCTCCGGGCATCCTCCCGGGGGCAACTGAACCGTGCGCGCCGCTTTCGCGTCCATATCGATCAGGAGGCGCACGCATGATTCTGACCACCACGCCCGGCATCGAAGGCAGGTCCATCCGCGACTACCGGGGCATCGTCACCGGAGAGGCCATCGTCGGGGCGAACATCTTCAAGGACTTTTTCGCGGGCATCCGGGACATCGTCGGCGGTCGCTCCGCCGCCTACGAGCAGGAGTTGCAGAAGGCGCGCGACCTCGCCTTCCGGGAACTGGAGGACGCGGCGCGGCGACAGGGCGCGCACGCCGTCATCGGGATCGACCTCGACTACGAAGTGGTCGGGCAGGGCGGGAGCATGCTCATGGTGACAGTCAGCGGCACCGCGGTCACGCTCGGCTGACGCTTTCCGTACCCGCCGCCGGCACGCGACCGGCCGGTTGGAGGTAGCGACGCCGAAGCCGAACGCCGATCCGGATTCGACGACAACGCGCTACACTCCGCGTCGGCCACCACGATGCGGAGTCGCGTGAACCTCCCGGTCGTGTTGTTCGGCATCCTCGTCGCGTTGTGCCTCGTGACGGCCGTCGCGTTCGTCATCGAGGAAACGCCGTACGAGGACGTGCCGGCTTCCGGCGGCGGGGTCCAGCGCGTCCGCGCCGGGCACGGGGTGACGCACCCGGCGTTCGCGTCGATGGATCACGGCGGATCCGGCGCCGAGCGCCACGCACCGATCCTGTGGCTCGCCTGGGCCTTCGGACTGCTGCAGCTCGCCCTGATCGTCGGCTGCCTGATGCTCGGCCTGGCCCCGGCCGGCCGAGCCCGATACCGGCTCGCGGCGTGCGGCGTCCTGCTCGGCGTCCTCTTCACGATGATGGTGGCCACCTATCGCGGCTACCTCGACACCGCCGCGCCGCTGCCGTTCCTCGCGCTGCCGGCGCCGACCGCGTGGTTTCTGTACGGCTTCTGGCCGGCGCAGTTCCTCGTCGTGGCGCTCTACGCCCGCATCTTCCGCCGCGCGGTGCTGACCGGCGAGCAGTCGGCGCGGTTCCGCGCGATCCTGGCCGAAGCCCGCCGCCGCCAGGACTGACGACGATGGACGAGACCCGCTCCCTCGTCACGTTCCTGTGCATCGCCGCCTATTTCGCCGTCTGCATCGGGGTCGGGGTCTGGGCGTTGCGGCGCACCACGTCGACGCGCGACTTCTTCATGGCGGGCCGGGACCTCGGCATCCTCGTGACCGGCCTGGCGATCTTCTCCAGCCAGATGAGCGGATTCGGCTTCGTCGGCGGACCGGGGCTGGTCTATCGCATGGGGCTGAGCTCGGCCTGGATGACGGTCATCGCCCCGCTCGCCTTCAGTTGCTCGTTCTACCT from Acidobacteriota bacterium includes these protein-coding regions:
- a CDS encoding heavy metal-binding domain-containing protein, which encodes MILTTTPGIEGRSIRDYRGIVTGEAIVGANIFKDFFAGIRDIVGGRSAAYEQELQKARDLAFRELEDAARRQGAHAVIGIDLDYEVVGQGGSMLMVTVSGTAVTLG